The following nucleotide sequence is from Aspergillus luchuensis IFO 4308 DNA, chromosome 1, nearly complete sequence.
GTTCGATTGGGGTGACTGTTGTAGACGTCGAGTCTCGAGAGTTTGTGCTGCTAAGCGAGAGGGATGACTGAAGAGCTTCGTTTTCATGTGCCAGATCCGAGTAGGCTAGTCAGAGATAGTTAGTGTCATCAAAGGATGATGCGCGTAGAGTGATCTTACCGCGTTGCAAGAGGAAGATTTGACCCTGTTGGACCTCATACTGCTCCCGAGACTCCTTACATAGAGCCTTAAACTCATATAGTAGCTCTGTCATAGCCTGTGCACCGGATTGCTCTTTATGAAAGGCAAAGACCTCTCGATACTCAGCTCCAACCTGCTTCTTCACTTCGGTTACCAGGTCTTTGATATCGCTGCGGGCTCCTTGAAGCTCAGTGTGAAGGGTCTGGATGTTGGTATTTGCTTCCAAGCCCAAACGGTGCGATTCGCTGCTGTGGTAGGCCGTAGCAGCAGTGATCTTGACTTTCATGCGTTCCAGTCGCTCTCGAATGGTTACGAGATAACGGTTCCAGTCTGAGAGCACCTGGTCGACCGTGAGGGTCTCTCGGATCCTCAGGGTGAGGGACTCTGTGACCTTTCGGTACCCTGGAATCAGGTCCGTGAGCTAAAGACCATGTCGAAGGGACAATATGTGAACCCACATGGCTGCCTCTTTAATAAGACATCAAGCAATCCTGGCAAGGTCCTAACAAGGGTTCTACAGAACTCCCTACACAATTCCTCGTCATCCGCTGTGGGGTTCAAGTAGTTATAGGCCGTCTGGATTGTCAGAACAGTCTCGGGCACCGTCTCGAAGGCCTCCAAGATTTTGGCGCGGTTTTCTACTCCTCTCTTTGCAGTCTAAGAAAATAATGTCAGCGAACGCAGTCTGTCACCCATATACCGAGACACAACAAGATGTTACCTCAAATACTAGTCCCAACACCCCCTTAACAACACTCAGTCCATATTCGTCAGGAATGGCATCTTTCAATGGCGACAACATGCCAAGGCCCTGGACAGCAGCAGATGTATAGTCTTTGCGAGCTGATGCCACATCCTTTGCTTCGTCTAGTGTCCTCAGAACCATCTGCCATGTGTAGTCATAGAATCTTGGCTCCTCCGGGGGCGCGATGGCATCATGATGCTTTAGAAGTGTTTCAAGATCTCTAGTGATGCATTAGAACATGCATACGTTGAGCATCTGCATGCACATGTATCATTCTGGATAGTCGCACCTGATTGTCGCCAGCTCGGCGGGGATGTACTTCTCTTGTTGCTCATCGAATTCGCTCTCTACCGCGAAGGCGGGGTGGAAGTCACGCCCCCGCTCCTCAATCCACGCCCGACTCTTTTCCGTCCCCGTCTTGTCCGCTGGGAGCGACTTTGGTTTCCGGCGACCATGGAAGAAGTGTGTCATATCGGGCGATGTTATGCATCCGGATGAAGACCTCCATAATCCTGCGGATCCCTGATGAATAATATGTAGAAATGGGTTGGGGCGTATGTGAGTCTGTCCTCCGTGCTCTAGCCCTCTGCCCGAGTCATGCTGCTATCAAGCCTTCTGACTATGTTTGCTTTTAGATACGAGTTTCATAAGCCCTAGTGGTCGTATTTTCTATGCTCACCCAATCGATGCATGACAGGTGTGGGCGCTTAACAATCAGCGCAATTGAACCATGTGGTTAATGCGTTCGTGAAGGAGGTGCTATGACGGCTTGGCCCCTGACGAATCCTTCGTGAGCACTAGTATAGATCCCGCGTCTGGTGACTGGTCGCATTGAGCTCGCTAATCCACCTCATCCGTCCTATCACTCTCCTCGATTTCTGCAGCCGCGCTGAGGCAGCGGCTTCCCCCGCCCCTTTGGCGTCGATACGAGGTACTGAAGATGCCTGATAACAAACTTATAAATCACTGCGAGCGATGGAGTGGGTGAAAGCATTTCGGAGAACTTTGTCGGCTAGAGGAGGTCACCAGGCTCAGGGCACATCTGCGTGCGATGGAGGTCGTAAATCAGTCAGCGCCTTCGGAGCGTGTGCCGGCGTCAGAGGAGGACGCCATAGATGGGTTTGGAGAGGCGCAAATACCTGAGGTTGTGACAGAAAAGCAGGAGGCTAGTACTCAGACTATCCAGGAAGATATTGAAGAGAGAAGCTCTCACCGTGAGGAGACGGATGATGACGGCGATAATGATGAAAATGACGATACCAACGAGGAGGAcaatgaggaagacgacagTGACAGCGACACGACAGACGATGAGAGCAaagccgatgatgatacctGGCTCAATGGATCTGCTTTCAACGAGCGGAAAATCAACGTGGGCGTGAGATACTATGATTACCCATCCTTCATGAACCGGTCAGTGGACGACGATGCAGATTATACGATAGAAGCCCTGATCAGTACTTCCGACTGGTGGAAGGACCTGGaacgggaaaagaaaaggcgcGCTGCGAATCCATCACCATGGACTGAGACTATTGAGGTGGCACCGCCGACGGAAGGAGTTGCTGAGACCTTGCAACTCCAACGTGTGAGGATCCGCTCTCCAGAGATACTTCGTCGGCTTTCTGAACTCGGAGAGTGGAACGAAAGCAGCATGGTTCCCCCAAAATCCGATTGTGTATTCTGCCGTCCGTTTCACGCTCTCGCCTACTTCCATGGTGAAATAAAACAGCAGCTGGAGCAATTAGAGTCTGAGCTAGAGGAATCACAGGCAAGACCTAATCCCTCAGAAGGCAATGAATCGGATGGTCCGCAAATGACTTCATACTCTGCTATCCGGGACGAATTGCGATGCTATGTCAACTttgtggaagagaagattctACCTCTTTGGAAGAGGTTTGAACATGTCACCAAGAACACTCCGAACAAGGTCAGATATGACGAgttgccttttcttttccgcccGGGTGATCTTGTTTTTGTTCCATCTGTGGCCACCAGTTCAAAAGCACGTCACCAGTCTGCTATCCAGAATGTCTTTCGCCTGGCCTCACTCCGGCCCGAAGACCACATGTGGCAAACGGACCCAGGTGGCTGGTTTGTCCCAAATTCACTAGCGAGGTGGAGCATCTATTGTTTCGACTATGATGGAGAGCAGTTGAAAGTGATTTGGCAGTCCCTAGAAGTCCCCCATTTTGCTGGCGAGCAAGATATTACTGCCTTGCCATGCTACCCTCTGCGTTACCATCCTGATCATGCGACGATCCTTAAGATGCAGGTCGAACGTGGAAAGCTATTCAAGGAGCTCGTGAAACCGGAGAACAGACATCAATACTATTCTGGATGGAATCTCTCAACAGGTATCTTCAAGGAGAGCATGGAGCTCGCTGAAGCTGAACACATAGAAAGTGAGGTCATTATAGATGTGAAGGAAGCCTCGCGATACGTTACTGAGACATACCCCGCCGACACTAAACGTTACGAGGAGACTTTCCATGATTCATGGGCTACGGTTGTGGATGAAAATGTCTCTTATCGGCTATGGAGAAAAGCTTCGCCCCATTTCATCGAGAAGAATGAAAACTTGCTCGTCCGAGAAGATTTTACATATGCAAAGGAAGCACAAGCCTACATGAAGCAGAACCCATACATTGATAACAACGACACATTTTTAAAACCAACATGGTCCGATGAAGATctggcccttcttcctcggagGGTCCTTGGATACGTCTTACGTGAGAGGAGGTTCACGCGCTTGGATGTTCGCGGCTTTGACTTGCGTCGGGTATCTGAAGAGAGGATTACCCTGGACCATGTCCAGATAAAGCCTGGACATCGGAGGATCATCCGATCGACTGTTTCTTCTCACTTCACCAAGATCCACCATGAACGCTCTCGTGATACCATATTGTATACGCCAGATATGATCCGGGGAAAGGGACGAGGCCTGGTTATCCTCCTGCACGGAGCGCCTGGGGTGGGTAAAACTGCGACCGCAGAGGCAGTGGCATTAGAATTTGAGAAAcctctctttcccatcaCTTGCGGCGACCTAGGAATAACAGCAGACGCCGTGGAGAGATCACTCAAAGACATCTTTCGATATGCCCATCTATGGGACTGTATTCTGCTACTGGATGAAGCAGATGTCTTTCTCACACAGAGAGATCGAACAGATGTTGAGAGGAACGCCTTAGTTTCAGGTACGCCCGTATACTTACCAATGATTGGACCTTACTGACTTCATATAGTATTTCTCAGAGTGCTTGAATACTACAGCGGCATTCTCTTCCTAACCACAAACCGAGTCGGGGCACTCGACGAAGCATTCCGCTCACGAGTACATCTAAGCCTCTACTATCCTCATCTAAGCAGTGAAGATACCATTTCCATCCTCTGTAGTAACCTGGCCCGGCTCCCTCGAGCAGACAAGGTACCCAAGGGAACAACGATCGGCAACGGACATATCCATGTCATGGACAAAGAGATCATTGAATTTGTCCGATCGGAGTACGAGAAAACCTACAGAGTCCACAGACGTGGTCCATGGAATGGTCGCCAAATCCGCAACGCTGTACAAATAGCATCCtgcctcgccttcttcgaccAGCGAGAAAAGACCCCGGGTAATGACCTCCCGGTAGTGCTCACTGCAGAGCACTTCCGCACAGTGAACGACACCATCGAAGAATTCGACCGATACCTAGTCAAAGCCCGGCGTGCCGACGATCGCAAATTGGCCCACATGGAAGGAGTCCGATACGATGGCTACGAGTCCGGACCTACACGAGAACCTGCCGTATATGACGGTTTCAGTGGTTACGAGTCCGATCACGTCCCCGTTGAGCGAAACCCTCGACGCAGTGTGCCAGCCCGCACCCCTCAGCGACAGTCTCAATACGCCGGCACCTCGGGCGGCCGAGTCGCAGCTGGACGATACTCCGCTGGTCGGAAACGGGCAGTCATGGTCGAGTCTCAGCATTATGCAGAAGACGACTTTATAGATGACGATATGCATGCCCCAAGTCCCTCTACCGGGCGCAGATATGAAGGCGGACCTAGTTCGCGTATGGAGCCTCGTTCCAGGGTTCAACCCAGACCTTTGCCTcgaaaggatgaggatgtgtaCGAGGAGGAGTTATATCCGGATGTCGAAGATCAtgttgtg
It contains:
- a CDS encoding uncharacterized protein (COG:S;~EggNog:ENOG410PY6U), whose product is MTHFFHGRRKPKSLPADKTGTEKSRAWIEERGRDFHPAFAVESEFDEQQEKYIPAELATIRDLETLLKHHDAIAPPEEPRFYDYTWQMVLRTLDEAKDVASARKDYTSAAVQGLGMLSPLKDAIPDEYGLSVVKGVLGLVFETAKRGVENRAKILEAFETVPETVLTIQTAYNYLNPTADDEELCREFCRTLVRTLPGLLDVLLKRQPWYRKVTESLTLRIRETLTVDQVLSDWNRYLVTIRERLERMKVKITAATAYHSSESHRLGLEANTNIQTLHTELQGARSDIKDLVTEVKKQVGAEYREVFAFHKEQSGAQAMTELLYEFKALCKESREQYEVQQGQIFLLQRAYSDLAHENEALQSSLSLSSTNSRDSTSTTVTPIELLGILGVSPHTAAHDLEIVLQEGSRFKSSYFGRVRWLAKTDEFTEWLRAPQSSLLLVDGRMDTNPAIMVTPMSIFVSTFIYSLISSPDCLPLFFFASLHDGQEEDPELGGPTGMMRSLITQLLFSDKLATPSLQFLGRGFLNACESNNIKALCELFRRLVLQVPPNIQVICILDGTAAYENEQITGEEIDYVAALSQRLVEDLVDADSVRLKVLFTFANQSLQISDRVNMYPDVWRYASLAAGHVDHLSRLDFRQEWME
- a CDS encoding uncharacterized protein (COG:O;~EggNog:ENOG410PKZ7;~InterPro:IPR027417,IPR003593,IPR003959;~PFAM:PF00004;~go_function: GO:0005524 - ATP binding [Evidence IEA];~go_function: GO:0016887 - ATPase activity [Evidence IEA]); its protein translation is MEVVNQSAPSERVPASEEDAIDGFGEAQIPEVVTEKQEASTQTIQEDIEERSSHREETDDDGDNDENDDTNEEDNEEDDSDSDTTDDESKADDDTWLNGSAFNERKINVGVRYYDYPSFMNRSVDDDADYTIEALISTSDWWKDLEREKKRRAANPSPWTETIEVAPPTEGVAETLQLQRVRIRSPEILRRLSELGEWNESSMVPPKSDCVFCRPFHALAYFHGEIKQQLEQLESELEESQARPNPSEGNESDGPQMTSYSAIRDELRCYVNFVEEKILPLWKRFEHVTKNTPNKVRYDELPFLFRPGDLVFVPSVATSSKARHQSAIQNVFRLASLRPEDHMWQTDPGGWFVPNSLARWSIYCFDYDGEQLKVIWQSLEVPHFAGEQDITALPCYPLRYHPDHATILKMQVERGKLFKELVKPENRHQYYSGWNLSTGIFKESMELAEAEHIESEVIIDVKEASRYVTETYPADTKRYEETFHDSWATVVDENVSYRLWRKASPHFIEKNENLLVREDFTYAKEAQAYMKQNPYIDNNDTFLKPTWSDEDLALLPRRVLGYVLRERRFTRLDVRGFDLRRVSEERITLDHVQIKPGHRRIIRSTVSSHFTKIHHERSRDTILYTPDMIRGKGRGLVILLHGAPGVGKTATAEAVALEFEKPLFPITCGDLGITADAVERSLKDIFRYAHLWDCILLLDEADVFLTQRDRTDVERNALVSVFLRVLEYYSGILFLTTNRVGALDEAFRSRVHLSLYYPHLSSEDTISILCSNLARLPRADKVPKGTTIGNGHIHVMDKEIIEFVRSEYEKTYRVHRRGPWNGRQIRNAVQIASCLAFFDQREKTPGNDLPVVLTAEHFRTVNDTIEEFDRYLVKARRADDRKLAHMEGVRYDGYESGPTREPAVYDGFSGYESDHVPVERNPRRSVPARTPQRQSQYAGTSGGRVAAGRYSAGRKRAVMVESQHYAEDDFIDDDMHAPSPSTGRRYEGGPSSRMEPRSRVQPRPLPRKDEDVYEEELYPDVEDHVVEEEYRLAADPDAPRSAPRSVKRSPRYTGDYSPVPARRTREATPRSQHLEVE